A DNA window from Drosophila virilis strain 15010-1051.87 chromosome 4, Dvir_AGI_RSII-ME, whole genome shotgun sequence contains the following coding sequences:
- the LOC6628875 gene encoding ras-related protein Rab-5A isoform X1: MSSTNAKGKVQWRRNRGDTAARRRETMPWLIKRYKLVILGAATVGKSSLVSHFTHGSYLSVKENTLVAAFSSIYLNKCLKFDTWEVAGEERWHRLAHLYYRGAQAALVVYDVQDRASYVCAKDWIDEVRIKLAPDLVIAIAANKVDLWDDLCVNSDEMKSLAQNNDYIFMETSARTGQNVHEIFAAIAEKLQARKNPDTLKVSSDEFCGCRIL, from the exons ATGAGCTCCACGAATGCCAAGGGCAAAGTACAATGGCGCCGTAATAGGGGCGATACGGCAGCTAGGCGTAGAGAGACCATGCCCTGGCTAATAAAGCGATACAAGCTGGTCATCTTGGGCGCTGCGACGGTGGGCAAGTCATCCCTGGTCTCCCACTTTACCCACGGCAGCTATCTGAGTGTTAAGGAGAACACGCTCGTTGCCGCCTTTTCCAGCATATATCTGAACAAGTGCCTGAAATTTGACACCTGGGAAGTGGCCGGCGAGGAACG CTGGCATCGTTTGGCGCATTTGTATTATAGGGGCGCCCAGGCGGCGCTTGTGGTCTACGATGTGCAGGATCGGGCTAGTTATGTCTGCGCCAAGGACTGGATCGACGAGGTACGCATAAAG CTAGCCCCGGATCTGGTTATTGCCATAGCCGCCAATAAGGTGGATTTGTGGGATGATTTGTGCGTGAATTCTGATGAAATGAAATCGTTGGCTCAAAATAATGACTATATATTCATGGAAACGTCGGCCAGAACGGGTCAAAATGTACATGAAATTTTCGCCGCAATCG CTGAAAAACTGCAAGCAAGAAAAAATCCTGATACATTAAAAGTAAGTTCAGATGAATTTTGCGGCTGTCGAATACTATAA
- the LOC6628875 gene encoding ras-related protein Rab-5A isoform X2: MSSTNAKGKVQWRRNRGDTAARRRETMPWLIKRYKLVILGAATVGKSSLVSHFTHGSYLSVKENTLVAAFSSIYLNKCLKFDTWEVAGEERWHRLAHLYYRGAQAALVVYDVQDRASYVCAKDWIDELAPDLVIAIAANKVDLWDDLCVNSDEMKSLAQNNDYIFMETSARTGQNVHEIFAAIAEKLQARKNPDTLKVSSDEFCGCRIL, encoded by the exons ATGAGCTCCACGAATGCCAAGGGCAAAGTACAATGGCGCCGTAATAGGGGCGATACGGCAGCTAGGCGTAGAGAGACCATGCCCTGGCTAATAAAGCGATACAAGCTGGTCATCTTGGGCGCTGCGACGGTGGGCAAGTCATCCCTGGTCTCCCACTTTACCCACGGCAGCTATCTGAGTGTTAAGGAGAACACGCTCGTTGCCGCCTTTTCCAGCATATATCTGAACAAGTGCCTGAAATTTGACACCTGGGAAGTGGCCGGCGAGGAACG CTGGCATCGTTTGGCGCATTTGTATTATAGGGGCGCCCAGGCGGCGCTTGTGGTCTACGATGTGCAGGATCGGGCTAGTTATGTCTGCGCCAAGGACTGGATCGACGAG CTAGCCCCGGATCTGGTTATTGCCATAGCCGCCAATAAGGTGGATTTGTGGGATGATTTGTGCGTGAATTCTGATGAAATGAAATCGTTGGCTCAAAATAATGACTATATATTCATGGAAACGTCGGCCAGAACGGGTCAAAATGTACATGAAATTTTCGCCGCAATCG CTGAAAAACTGCAAGCAAGAAAAAATCCTGATACATTAAAAGTAAGTTCAGATGAATTTTGCGGCTGTCGAATACTATAA
- the LOC6628874 gene encoding ras-related protein Rab-5A, whose translation MQRISTFRAKAKFQVMMLGNAAVGKSSLLQRFITDSQPTISEPVATVGAEFKVKRVCLVNGVVRLKIWDTSGQERFKNLLRTYYDHCNGAVIVYDIQNRESYDQAQEWVTELRERISRELVIVLAGNKSDMDTRRAVTKFEAEEYATHHNLIFLETSSVNGMNVNNCFTEMAKALYAQHIQGQQKEKSSNLMEIEHEEIQSSFFNCFKSHSNA comes from the exons ATGCAACGTATATCAACCTTCCGAGCGAAAGCCAAGTTTCAGGTCATGATGCTGGGCAATGCGGCCGTGGGAAAATCTTCCCTACTCCAGCGCTTTATAACAGATAGCCAGCCGACAATATCGGAGCCGGTGGCAACCGTTGGCGCGGAATTCAAGGTGAAGAGAGTTTGCCTAGTTAATGGCGTCGTCAGGCTGAAAATCTGGGATACTTCCGGTCAGGAACG ATTTAAGAACCTGCTACGCACGTATTATGATCATTGTAATGGAGCTGTCATTGTATACGATATTCAGAATCGCGAGAGCTATGACCAGGCTCAGGAATGGGTGACAGAGCTCAGAGAAAGA ATATCGCGAGAGCTGGTGATTGTTTTAGCTGGCAATAAATCGGATATGGACACAAGACGCGCGGTCACAAAGTTCGAGGCCGAAGAATATGCTACGCACCATAATTTGATATTCCTGGAAACATCTTCCGTGAACGGCATGAATGTCAACAACTGTTTCACAGAAATGG CTAAGGCGCTATATGCACAGCATATTCAGGgtcaacaaaaagaaaaaagctcAAATTTAATGGAAATCGAACATGAAGAAATCCAATCCAGTTTTTTCAATTGCTTTAAATCGCATAGCAATGCTTGA